Proteins encoded together in one Deinococcus betulae window:
- a CDS encoding PaaI family thioesterase yields MALHPDLKFPTPHELDTLTPGELAGRMNALSGTLGARLGIEFTEVSRERVVARMPVEGNRQPAGRLHGGANLALAEELASVGSWMNLDPTRQVAVGVDLNGTHVRGVTGGWVTGEGTLAYRGRTVLVWAIEVKDERGRVTSLARCTCNVIAVGA; encoded by the coding sequence ATGGCCCTGCACCCTGACCTGAAGTTCCCCACGCCCCACGAACTCGACACCCTGACTCCAGGGGAACTGGCCGGGCGCATGAACGCGCTGTCGGGCACACTGGGAGCGCGCCTGGGCATTGAATTTACCGAGGTCAGCCGCGAGCGCGTGGTGGCCAGAATGCCGGTAGAAGGGAACCGCCAGCCCGCCGGCCGCCTGCATGGCGGCGCCAACCTCGCCCTGGCCGAGGAATTGGCCAGCGTCGGCTCGTGGATGAACCTGGACCCCACGCGGCAGGTGGCCGTCGGCGTGGACCTGAACGGCACCCATGTGCGCGGGGTGACCGGCGGCTGGGTCACCGGCGAGGGGACCCTGGCCTACCGGGGGCGCACCGTGCTGGTCTGGGCCATTGAGGTCAAGGATGAGCGGGGCCGCGTGACCAGCCTGGCGCGCTGCACCTGCAACGTGATTGCGGT